GCCAATCCCGTGGTCAATCGTCGGGCAGCTCGCTCGGACGCGCCTGCAGGATCCGCTCCGCCCCGCCGCGCCACACCTGCAGCGCGACCGGCCGGTCGATCCGCTCACCGTCGAGGAGGCGCTGGAGGTCCCCGACGTCGCCGACGCCCGCGCCGTCGAGGGCGACGATGAGGTCCTCCGGCCGCAGGCCGGCGTCCGCGGCGGGGCTGCCGGCCACGACGGACAGCACTTCGAGACCCGTGCGCCGTCCCGTCGCCGCCGCGGCCCTCGGCGGCAGCGGGCGCGCGCCGCCGGCCACCCCGAGGTAGGCCCTGCCGGCGCGCCCGTCGCGCAGGAGGGCGCCGATGATCCCGCGCGTGGTGCTGTCGACCGGCACCGCGAGGCCGAGGCCCTGCCCGGCTCCCGGGCCGACCACCGCGGTGTTGATCCCGACGACGTTCCCGCGGCTGTCGGCGAGCGCACCGCCGGAGTTGCCCGGGTGCAGCGCCGCGTCGGTCTGGATGACGTTCTCCACGAGGCGGGCCGCCCGCGTGGAGCGCACGGGGAAGGAGCGGCCGAGCCGCGCTGACCACCCCGGCGCTTACCGAGCCCGCGAACCCGAGCGGGCTGCCGACCGCGACGACGAGCTGACCGACGACGAGGGCGCCCGCGTCGCCGAGGTCGGCCGCGGGCAGGCCGCCCCCGGCCACCCGCAACACGGCGAGATCCGACAGGCGGTCGGCGCCGACGACCGTGAACGGCAGCTCCCGCCCGTCGGCGAAGGTCGCGCTCCCCGCTTCGGCGTCGTCCGAGGCCGGCCGGAAGCGCCTGGCCGACTCGACGACGTGCGCGGAGGTCAGGAGGAACCCGTCGGGGGTGAGGACCACGGCGGAGCCGGTGCCGACGGTGCGGTGACCGCCGCGCACGGGCGCGGTGACCCGCAGGCTCGCGACGGCCGGCAGCAGGCGCCGGGCTACCGCGGCCACCACCTGGGAGTAGGCGTCGAGGGCGGCTCGCTCGTCGGGTGCGGCGACCGGCACCGCGCTCACGCCGAGCCCTCCTCCCGGGTCGCGGTGAACGGCACGCTCACGGCGATCTCCTCGTTGCCGCGCACGATGGTGAGCGAGAGCGCGTCGGTGGCGTCGAGCCCGTCGAGGACGGTGAACAGCGCCTGGCTCGTCGACACGGGCTGCCCGGCGGCCTCGACGAGCAGGTCGCCTCGGCGCAGCCCCGCACGGTCGGCGGGGCTGTTGTCCTCCACGCCCCGTACGAGCAGCCCGTCGCGCGCCGCCAGGCCGACGGACTCCCGGAGGCGTCGCGCGACCTCGGGCGGCGCGAGCGCGAGCCCGAGCCGCACCCGCCGGGGAGCCTGTCCCCGGCCGAGCGCGTCCACCCGGTCCCGAAGGTCGGCGTGCGCGGGCAGGGCCAGGTAGAACCCACCCCGCAGGCGGTTGGTGTTCAGCCCGACGAACCGTCCGGCCACGTCGAGCAGCGGCCCCCCCGAGGAGCCGCGAGCGAGCGGGGCGGTGTGCTCGATGCTGCCGGTGATCCGCCTCCCCCGCGGCCCCGAGAAGGCCTGTTCGGTCGCCGACACGAGCCCGAAGGTCGTCCGCAGGCCCCGCCCTCCCGGGTTCGCCAGGGCGATCACCGCGGTCCCGACCGCCGTCGCGGTCTCCGACCAGACGACGCCCGGGGCCGCGCCGGTGTCCACGGTGAGGACCGCGATGTCCCCGTCGACGTCGGCGGCCGCGAGCTGCGCCGTGGCGCTGCGCCCGTCGGCGAACGTCACGGTCATCTCCCGCCCGGTCACGTTGTGCGCGTTCGTGAGGACGCGCCCCTCGCCGACCACCACCCCGGTGGAACCCGACCCCGGTCGTGGCCCCACACCGACCACGGCGGGACCCACCTGGGCCGCGGCACGCCGAACCGCCGACTCGACCTGCTCGATGGCGTCCATGACCCGCTCCCTTCCGCGGCTGTACCGCTGCGCTCACTCAATTGCTACTTGCATAATGCTATCCACTAGTGTCGGGGTTCTGCAAGGGGTACCCTCGCCCCCATGACGACCGCCTCGCCCCTGTCCGCCGCCCTTGCCCGCGTCGGCGACCGCTGGAGCCTGCTCATCGTCGACGCGCTGCTCGACGGGCCGCGCCGCTTCAACGAGCTGCAGGAGGCGGTCGAGGGCATCGCGCCGAACATCTTGTCGCGGCGGCTCTCGGACCTCGAGCGGCAGGGCGTGCTGTCCACCACCCCCTACACGACGCGACCGCTGCGCGTCACCTACGAGCTCACCGCCGCCGGTGAGGAGCTCGCGAGCGCGCTGCGCCTGCTCGCGCAGTGGGGCAGCGCCTACGCCGGCGAGGCGTCGGCGATCCGCCACGAGGCGTGCGGCACCCCGGTTCAGGCCCGCTGGCACTGCCCGACGTGCGGGCGGACGCTCGAGGACGGGGAGGCGAGCGACCTCAGCTACGTCTGAGGACCGCCCGGCGGCCGCGTAGCGAGGTGCGGGGCGATCGCCGCGGCGGCGGCGTCGCCGTAGGCGGCCGCCATGCGTGCGACGAAGCGCGCCGGCTCGATGCGGTACTCCTGGGTGCCGACCGACTCGAGGACGCGGGTGGCGAGCAGCGCCCCCACCTGCGCGCTGCGGACGAGGTCGAGGTCCCACGCGCGGCCGGCGAGGAACCCCGCCCGGAAGGCGTCGCCGACCCCCGTCGGCTCCACGGTGGCACCGTCGTCGGGGGCCACCGCGGGGACCTCCAGCGGAGGTTCCCCGGCCTGCTCCACGACGCAGCCCTTGGGCCCCCTGGTCGTCACCCGCACGCCCACGCGCTCGAGGACGTCCGCACCCGACCAGCCGGTCTTCGACTC
This sequence is a window from Egibacteraceae bacterium. Protein-coding genes within it:
- a CDS encoding PDZ domain-containing protein → MRSTRAARLVENVIQTDAALHPGNSGGALADSRGNVVGINTAVVGPGAGQGLGLAVPVDSTTRGIIGALLRDGRAGRAYLGVAGGARPLPPRAAAATGRRTGLEVLSVVAGSPAADAGLRPEDLIVALDGAGVGDVGDLQRLLDGERIDRPVALQVWRGGAERILQARPSELPDD
- a CDS encoding trypsin-like peptidase domain-containing protein, whose protein sequence is MDAIEQVESAVRRAAAQVGPAVVGVGPRPGSGSTGVVVGEGRVLTNAHNVTGREMTVTFADGRSATAQLAAADVDGDIAVLTVDTGAAPGVVWSETATAVGTAVIALANPGGRGLRTTFGLVSATEQAFSGPRGRRITGSIEHTAPLARGSSGGPLLDVAGRFVGLNTNRLRGGFYLALPAHADLRDRVDALGRGQAPRRVRLGLALAPPEVARRLRESVGLAARDGLLVRGVEDNSPADRAGLRRGDLLVEAAGQPVSTSQALFTVLDGLDATDALSLTIVRGNEEIAVSVPFTATREEGSA
- a CDS encoding helix-turn-helix domain-containing protein, which encodes MTTASPLSAALARVGDRWSLLIVDALLDGPRRFNELQEAVEGIAPNILSRRLSDLERQGVLSTTPYTTRPLRVTYELTAAGEELASALRLLAQWGSAYAGEASAIRHEACGTPVQARWHCPTCGRTLEDGEASDLSYV